One Mastacembelus armatus chromosome 10, fMasArm1.2, whole genome shotgun sequence DNA window includes the following coding sequences:
- the lman2 gene encoding vesicular integral-membrane protein VIP36: MKMGSFRACLGTTLVFVVFELCRVCCDITDGNAEHLKREHSLMKPYQGVGSQWDFSGSTLVTSSYVRLTPDERSKQGSIWNTVPCYLKDWEMHVQFKVHGTGKKNLHGDGIAIWYTKDRLHPGPVFGNQDQFLGLAIFLDTFRNDLHGMDRSFPYISAMVNNGSLSYDHGKDGRSSELGGCSAEIRNRDHDTYVAIRYSKGRLTVMVDVDDKNEWKECIDIGGVRLPTGYFFGASAATGDLSDNHDIISMKLYQLMVEHTPEEENLDWTKIEPSVSLLKSPKDNIDDPTGNFRGTPLTGWKVFLLLLCALLGIVVCAVVGAVVFQKRQERNKRFY; the protein is encoded by the exons ATGAAAATGGGGAGTTTTAGAGCTTGTCTGGGCACAACTCTGGTCTTCGTGGTGTTTGAGCTGTGTCGGGTGTGTTGTGATATAACGGACGGAAACGCGGAACATCTGAAGAGAGAACACTCGTTAATGAAACCGTACCAGG GTGTTGGCAGTCAGTGGGACTTTTCAGGAAGCACGTTGGTGACAAGCTCATATGTTCGTCTGACTCCAGATGAGAGAAGCAAGCAGGGATCGATCTGGAATACCGTG CCTTGTTACCTGAAGGACTGGGAGATGCATGTGCAGTTTAAAGTTCATGGGACAGGAAAGAAGAATCTTCATGGCGATGGCATCGCAATCTGGTACACAAAGGACCGTCTGCATCCAG GCCCTGTGTTTGGAAACCAAGATCAGTTTCTTGGCCTGGCTATTTTTTTGGATACCTTCCGCAATGACCTCCATGGAATGGAT CGTTCCTTCCCATACATTTCGGCCATGGTGAACAACGGCTCGCTGAGTTACGACCACGGCAAAGACGGCCGATCGTCGGAGCTGGGAGGCTGCTCGGCTGAGATCAGGAACAGAGACCACGACACATACGTCGCCATCCGCTACTCCAAAGGAAGACTCACT GTGATGGTTGACGTGGATGACAAGAATGAGTGGAAGGAGTGCATCGACATCGGAGGTGTTCGTCTTCCTACTGGATATTTCTTTGGAGCTTCAGCAGCTACAGGAGACCTGTCTG ATAACCATGATATCATCTCGATGAAGCTCTACCAGCTGATGGTCGAACACACCCCTGAGGAGGAGAATCTGGACTGGACCAAGATTGAGCCCAGCGTCAGCCTTCTCAAGTCCCCAAAAG ACAACATTGATGATCCTACTGGAAACTTCCGCGGCACGCCGCTCACGGGCTGGAAGGTCTTCCTGCTTCTGCTGTGTGCTCTGCTCGGCATCgttgtgtgtgctgtggtgGGAGCTGTAGTTTTCCagaagagacaggagaggaaCAAGAGGTTTTAttga